A stretch of the Vitis riparia cultivar Riparia Gloire de Montpellier isolate 1030 chromosome 13, EGFV_Vit.rip_1.0, whole genome shotgun sequence genome encodes the following:
- the LOC117927734 gene encoding cilia- and flagella-associated protein 20: MFKNTFQSGFLSILYSLGSKPLQIWDKEVVNGQIKRTQDEDIHSNVLEIVGSNVQSTYITCPADPAATLGIKLPFLVMIVKNLKKYFTFEIQVLDDKNVRRRFRASNFQAVTRVKPYICTMPLRMDEGWNTIQLNLADFTRRAYGTNYVETLRVQVHANCRLRRIYFSDRLYSEEELPPEFKLYLPMQKA, translated from the exons ATGTTTAAGAACACATTCCAGTCAGGGTTTCTATCAATTCTATACAGCCTCGG GAGCAAGCCTTTGCAGATTTGGGATAAAGAAG TTGTCAATGGCCAGATAAAACGAACTCAAGATGAAGATATACACTCCAATGTCCTTGAAATAGTTGGGTCAAATGTCCAATCCACATACATTACATGCCCAGCAGACCCTGCTGCAACACTTGGTATAAAGCTACCGTTCTTGGTTATGATTGTAAAGAATCTAAAGAAATATTTCACGTTTGAGATTCAAGTGCTGGATGATAAGAATGTCAGGCGACGTTTTCGTGCTTCTAATTTTCAA GCTGTGACTCGAGTGAAGCCATATATATGCACTATGCCATTGAGGATGGATGAGGGATGGAATACGATCCAGTTGAATCTTGCTGATTTTACCAGAAGAGCATATGGAACCAACTATGTTGAGACATTGCGAGTTCAGGTTCATGCAAATTGCCGGCTGAGAAGGATTTATTTCTCTGACCGCCTTTACTCAGAAGAGGAACTCCCACCAGAATTCAAACTGTATCTCCCAATGCAG AAAGCATGA